A single region of the Dunckerocampus dactyliophorus isolate RoL2022-P2 chromosome 3, RoL_Ddac_1.1, whole genome shotgun sequence genome encodes:
- the lipca gene encoding hepatic triacylglycerol lipase, producing the protein MSVLKVLCCLLLACHTAEGRKTKANRADVALPDKRGPLKVKEPHVSSSVFRLFVEGEDTCTLDPLQLHSLSSCGFNTTNPLIIITHGWSVDGIMESWVHRLASTLKTHLTDVNIVITDWLSLAHQHYPTAAHSTRAVGKDIAHLLSSLKEHYGYSFGKAHLIGYSLGAHISGFAGSYINGPEQIGRITGLDPAGPLFEGMSPTDRLSPDDAQFVDAIHTFTHERLGLSVGIKQAVAHYDFYPNGGDFQPGCDLQNIYDHITQYGLLGFEQTVKCAHERSVHLFIDSILNKNEQITAYRCSDNRAFDQGVCLDCRKNRCNTLGYNIKKVHVGKSKRLYLKTRSRMPYKLYHYQFRIRFVQPMENTNPSLSISLTGTKEESGEVSFAFTEQVLENKTYTFLITLDRHLGELMLLKFHWEGSALWKNVWNRVQTIIPWGRHQIKPLLTVGNISVKDGDTQKRTSFCAKATDGQHVQMSQETEFVRCRRDPPRQHKRKHT; encoded by the exons ATGTGGCACTCCCGGACAAGAGGGGCCCCCTGAAGGTGAAAGAGCCTCATGTCAGCAGTTCAGTCTTCAGGCTGTTTGTGGAGGGGGAGGACACCTGCACGCTGGACCCTCTGCAGCTGCACAGTTTGTCCTCCTGTGGCTTCAACACCACTAATcccctcatcatcatcactcaCGGGTGGTCG GTGGATGGCATAATGGAGAGCTGGGTGCACAGGTTAGCCTCCACCTTGAAGACTCATCTAACCGACGTCAATATAGTGATCACTGACTGGCTGTCCCTGGCTCATCAGCACTACCCCACTGCAGCACACAGCACACGTGCTGTTGGAAAAGACATAGCTCATCTGCTGTCCTCACTCAAG GAGCACTATGGATATTCATTTGGGAAGGCCCATTTAATTGGTTATAGCCTTGGAGCACACATCTCTGGATTTGCTGGAAGCTATATTAACGGCCCGGAACAAATTGGAAGAATTACTG GTCTGGATCCTGCCGGGCCCTTGTTTGAAGGAATGTCGCCAACAGACAGACTGTCCCCTGATGACGCCCAGTTTGTGGATGCCATCCACACGTTCACACACGAACGTTTGGGCCTCAGTGTGGGCATCAAGCAGGCTGTGGCACATTATGACTTTTACCCCAATGGAGGAGACTTTCAACCAGGATGTGACCTGCAAAACATTTACGATCACATAACCCAGTATGGCCTTCTTG GCTTTGAACAAACAGTGAAATGTGCCCACGAGCGTTCCGTGCATCTGTTCATTGACTCCATTCTCAACAAGAACGAGCAGATCACGGCCTACAGGTGCAGCGACAACAGAGCCTTCGACCAAGGCGTCTGCCTGGACTGCCGCAAGAACCGCTGCAACACACTGGGCTACAACATCAAAAAGGTTCATGTGGGAAAAAGCAAGAGGCTGTATCTGAAAACACGCTCCAGGATGCCCTACAAGC TTTATCACTACCAGTTCAGGATCCGGTTTGTCCAGCCCATGGAGAACACCAATCCCTCTCTCAGCATCTCCCTCACTGGTACAAAAGAGGAGAGTGGAGAAGTCTCATTCGCCTT TACGGAGCAGGTTTTGGAGAATAAGACCTACACCTTCCTGATAACCTTGGACAGACATTTGGGGGAGCTGATGTTGCTTAAGTTCCACTGGGAAGGATCGGCTCTGTGGAAGAACGTGTGGAACAGGGTGCAAACCATCATACCTTGGGGCAGACACCAGATCAAACCTCTGTTGACTGTTGGCAACATTAGCGTCAAAGATGGTGACACGCAAAAACG GACATCTTTCTGTGCCAAGGCAACTGATGGGCAACATGTACAAATGTCACAAGAAACAGAGTTTGTGAGATGTCGACGAGACCCACCAAGGCAGCACAAGAGGAAACACACCTAA
- the adam10a gene encoding disintegrin and metalloproteinase domain-containing protein 10: MMLVKLFIAVCWLLDTPALFGERLDRYISHYEGLSYDTEALHNSHQRAKRALSPHDGNVHLDFHSHGRHFNLQMRRDTSVFSPDVIVDVAGEETPIDMSYIYSGELLGENGTQTHGSLINGRFDGFIKTHQGTYFVEPAERYFKEKNETFHSVIYHEDNITFPFNHDFGGHYANQSVFERMRKYQAAAVDEHVKWGMSSLDEEQANGPVILRRKRAAGKEKTVCQLFIQTDHLFHEFYKTREAVIAQISSHVKAIDSIYQATNFNGIRNIGFMVKRIKINTTANKYEHTNPFRFENIGVEKFLELSSEQNHNEYCLAYVFTNRDFDDGVLGLAWVADPSGISGGICEKHRAFADGKSKSLNTGIITMKNYGSHVPTKVSHITFAHEVGHNFGSNHDSGLECTPGESPSQRAKELGNYIMYARATSGDKLNNNKFSSCSIHNMSAVLARRKDSCFVESGQPICGNGLVEDGEECDCGYSDECEESCCYNANEPVDKRCKLLPGKVCSPSQGPCCKDDCSYKGLSDKCSEETDCTKEGMCSGTTASCLPAEPKENMTDCNGGTQVCLSGVCSGSICNKYGLEGCTCASSGKDEAAELCHVCCMNKTDPSTCSSSSSENWISYFQGKTITLQPGSPCNDFKGYCDVFQRCRLVDADGPLARLKKAIFNPEIYKTIAEWMADYWWAVLLMGIALTMLMTGFIKICSVHTPSSNPKLPPPKPLPGTLKRRRLQQANAHFSRNYGGNHQMAQMFI, encoded by the exons ATGATGTTAGTTAAATTATTCATCGCTGTTTGCTGGCTGCTTGACACACCAG CTTTGTTTGGGGAACGCTTGGACCGATACATTTCCCATTACGAGGGTTTATCCTATGACACAGAGGCCCTGCACAACAGTCACCAGAGAGCAAAGAGGGCACTCTCTCCTCATGATGGAAATGTGCACCTGGACTTCCATTCTCATGGGAG GCATTTCAACCTGCAGATGAGGAGGGACACTTCGGTGTTTTCTCCAGATGTCATCGTCGACGTGGCGGGAGAGGAAACACCCATTGACATGTCATATATCTACAGCGGAGAACTCTTGG ggGAAAACGGCACACAGACCCATGGTTCCCTGATCAACGGGCGATTCGACGGCTTCATTAAAACCCACCAAGGGACATATTTTGTTGAACCAGCCGAGAGGTACTTTAAGGAGAAAAATGAGACCTTCCACTCCGTCATCTATCATGAGGACAACATCA CTTTTCCTTTTAACCATGACTTTGGTGGACACTATGCTAACCAATCAGTGTTTGAGAGGATGAGAAAGTATCAGGCAGCTGCAGTAGATGAGCATGTCAAA TGGGGGATGAGTTCACTGGATGAGGAGCAAGCCAATGGTCCTGTGATTTTAAGGAGGAAGAGGGCAGCAGGAAAAGAAAAGACTGTATGCCAGTTATTTATTCAGACTGACCACTTATTCCATGAGTTCTACAAAACTCGAGAGGCTGTCATTGCACAG ATCTCCAGCCATGTTAAGGCTATTGACTCCATTTACCAAGCCACAAACTTCAACGGCATTCGAAATATCGGCTTCATGGTGAAAAGAATCAAG ATAAACACCACAGCCAACAAATATGAACATACCAATCCTTTCCGTTTTGAGAACATCGGAGTGGAGAAGTTTTTAGAGCTGAGCTCTGAACAGAACCACAATGAATACTGCCTGGCCTATGTCTTCACTAACAGGGACTTTGACGATGGCGTCCTTGGTTTGGCTTGGGTTGCCGATCCCTCAG GAATTTCTGGAGGCATCTGTGAGAAGCATAGGGCGTTTGCTGATGGGAAGTCCAAGTCTCTGAACACTGGTATTATCACTATGAAGAACTACGGCTCGCACGTCCCTACAAAGGTGTCGCACATCACCTTTGCCCATGAGGTTGGCCACAACTTTGGCTCGAAT CATGACTCTGGGCTGGAGTGCACCCCTGGCGAGTCACCCAGTCAAAGAGCCAAAGAACTTGGCAATTACATCATGTATGCAAGAGCCACCTCAGGAGACAAGCTCAACAATAACAAGTTTTCCAGCTGCAGCATCCACAATATGAGTGCTGTTCTAGCAAGGAGGAaggacagttgttttgttg AATCTGGACAACCTATCTGTGGCAATGGACTTGTGGAAGACGGAGAAGAGTGTGACTGCGGCTACAGTGACGAGTGTGAAGAATCCTGCTGCTATAATGCCAATGAACCGGTGGACAAGCGGTGCAAACTGCTACCTGGGAAGGTTTGCAG TCCAAGCCAAGGCCCATGCTGCAAAGATGATTGCAGTTACAAGGGCTTGAGTGACAAGTGCAGCGAGGAGACTGATTGTACCAAGGAGGGAATGTGCAGTGGTACAACTGCCTCGTGTCTTCCTGCTGAACCAAAGGAAAACATGACCGATTGCAATGGAGGCACACAAGTCTGTCTCAGTGGG GTCTGCAGTGGTTCCATTTGTAATAAGTACGGTCTTGAAGGTTGCACCTGTGCTAGCAGTGGCAAGGATGAGGCGGCTGAACTCTGCCATGTGTGCTGCATGAACAAAA CGGACCCCAGCACCTGTAGCAGCTCTAGCTCAGAGAACTGGATCAGTTATTTCCAAGGAAAAACCATAACTCTGCAGCCTGGCTCACCGTGCAACGACTTCAAGGGCTACTGTGATGTGTTCCAGAGGTGCCGTCTGGTGGATGCTGACGGGCCTCTGGCAAGGCTTAAGAAGGCCATATTCAATCCAGAAATCTATAAGACTATCGCTGAGTGGATGGCG GACTACTGGTGGGCAGTGCTTTTGATGGGCATCGCACTTACTATGCTAATGACTGGTTTCATCAAGATCTGCAGTGTGCACACTCCGAGCAGCAACCCCAAACTGCCTCCTCCAAAGCCACTGCCAG GCACCTTGAAGAGAAGAAGACTGCAGCAGGCCAACGCTCACTTTTCACGGAACTACGGGGGCAACCATCAAATGGCTCAGATGTTCATCTGA